The DNA window GCAGCAACGCCGGATTGCGGAGCCGCTGCTTCGGCTGCTACATGAATTCCACCTGCCTGGGATTTCAGGCAATGTATCGCAATCCAGGTGAGGTACAGCGCACCGGCAATCTTGAGTATGGTAAACAGCAGGATAGACTGCTGGATGATCAGGCCAATACCGAGCAGTGAGTAGCTCACGTGCACCAGAATGCCCGCAGCGATACCGGCTGAAGTGAACAATGCGTTTTTCCGGCTCTGAAACAGTGCCTGTCGGATCATCACTGCAAAATCAGGCCCCGGACTGGCTACGGCCAGCCAATGTATCAGGGCCACAGTGAGAAATTCCGGCCAGTAACTGTTCATATGCAATGGTCTCTCTAATTCAGAATTGCGCCAGATCATGATTGCGCGAGGTCCAGGCGCCCAAAATCGGGGTTACGGATAAAGGCTCCTATACTAACGTACATATTATTGGATTTTCATCTAGGTTCCCGGCTTTTGGGAATCCCGGTCTGGAGGCTGTTCTATGGAAAAGCGTGAAGTGGATGTAGCTATTATTGGCGCAGGAACTGCCGGAATGGTGGCCTACCAGAGAGTGCGAAAGGTCACAGACAAAGTAGTGCTGATAGAAAGCGGCGAGTACGGGACTACCTGTGCCAGAGTAGGCTGTATGCCAAGCAAGTTGCTGATTGCCGCTGCGGACAGCGCTTATGGAATGTCCAGGGGAAAGCTGTTCGGAATTTCTGCCGGCGATATCACAGTGGATGGAAAACGCGTGATGGAACGGGTGCGCTCAGAGCGTGACCGCTTTGTCGACTCAGTGGTCCGTTCGGTAGAGAAGTTCCCCGAAGAACATCGCATCAAGGGAAATGCGCGCTTCGCCGGGCCTAACCGCCTGATCGTTGGCAATGAAACCGAGATTCATGCACAACGGATTATCATTGCCACAGGCTCCCGGCCCAACATTCCAGGTTTTTTGAAAGAAGCGAAAGACCGCCTTGTGCTCAATGACGATATTTTTGAATGGCAGGATCTGCCGGAGTCGGTTGTTGTTTTCGGGCCGGGTGTGATCGGGCTTGAGCTGGGTCAGGCGCTCAGCAGGCTTGGTGTTCGCGTAAGAATGTTCGGAGTGGGTGGTGCCGTAGGGCCGATTCGCGATGAGAGTATTCGTAAGTATGCGCTCGAATGTTTCAATGAAGAGTTTCCACTTGACCCAGATAGTGATGTGAAGCGCGTCGAGCGGGTTGATGGTGGGGTGGCTGTCACGTTCCTCGATGGCGTCGACAGTGAAAAAACAGAAACATTTGAATACCTGCTCGCAGCCACCGGGCGCCGGCCCAATGTCGACAGCCTGGATATTCAGAATGCGGATATTGAGCTGGATGAGAAAGGTCTGCCGGTGTTTGATCCGCACACGCTTCGCTGTGGCCAGAGCCATATCTTTATTTGCGGTGATGCCAACAACGCATTGCCTCTCCTGCACGAAGCTGCCGACGAGGGCCGGATTGCAGGCAATAACGCCGCGTCTTACCCGGACGTCCGGGCAGGTCTGAGACGTACACCCCTTGCAGTCGTGTTTACTGACCCCCAGATTGCTTCAGTAGGGCTTACAATTGATGAAGTGGATAGGCGGTGTGCGGGTCGCTTCGCTGTAGGTGAAGTGTCATTTGAAGACCAGGGCCGAAGCCGGGTGATTGGTAAAAACAGAGGGTTACTCAGAGTATACGGTGAGCACGGCAGTGGAATGTTTATGGGAGCAGAGATGTTTGGCCCTGCCGCTGAGCACATTGCCCACCTGTTAGCCTGGTCCGCACAGCGCCGGTTAACGGTCAGTGAAATGCTGGAAATGCCGTTTTACCACCCGGTGATTGAGGAAGGCCTGCGAACAGCTCTTAAGCATCTGAACCGTAACCTTGATATAGGCCCGGTTCCCGAAGAGGGCTGCAGTGACTGCGGTCCAGGGGTGTAAGTACTGCTCCTGAAAGTCTGCAGGATGAGGTATTGGCCCGGGCTATCACGGGCATTGGAGAACTAAACTTCACGAATATATTGAGGCTGGGCTAGAGTATTTCCAGTCTTGTTTTAAGCGCCACGAAGGAGGCATGAAATGGGTAAGAACTTTATTGGTCTGGATACGGAAAAAACGGTAAAGCTGGCCGACTCTCTTAACGATCTGCTTTCCAACTATCAGATTTTTTACATGAACGTTCGTGGTTATCACTGGAATATCAAAGGCGATAATTTTTTTGAACTTCATTTGAAGTTTGAAGAATTGTACAACGATCTCCTGCTCAAGGTTGATGAGGTTGCTGAGCGGGTGCTCACGCTGGGGCATCGCCCGGCGCACTCCTACAGCACCTACATTGAGCGTTCAGAAGTATCGGAGCAGAGAGACGTCTGTGATGGCAAACAGGCCATGGAGAATATTCTCGATAGCTTTGCAACGCTTATAGGCAAGCAGCGAGAGCTGCTGAGCCTGGCGGGGGATGCAGAGGATGAGGGTACTGCGGCGCTGATGAGCGATTACATTTCCCAGCAGGAAAAAACAGTCTGGATGTATCGTAGTTATCTGGGGCACTGATCTCTGAAACTTGTTTTATGGCGGCCTTTTGGTCGCCTTTTTTGTATCTGGAAAAAGGCACCGGGTTATGTGGCCTGAATTTGGGCCCCGTCAGGAATTGACAGCGTTTCGGGAAAAGAGTGATAGAGAGGGGAAAGGAAAAGCTGCAGCCGGGCCGGATGGCCCGGCTGCATGACAGATCAGTATGAAGAGCTCATACCGAACCACTCGGGGAAAATCACTATAAGCGCCAGTACCAGCATCTGCAGGAGAATAAACGGCAAGACTCCTTTATAGATGTCGATCGTGCGTACTTGCGGTGGTGCGACGCCTTTGAGGTAGAACAGAGAGAACCCGAAGGGAGGCGTCAGGAAGCTGGTTTGCAGGTTCATTGCGATAAGAATGGCAAACCAGAGCATATTGATGCCCAGAGCTTCGGCAACCGGAGCCAGAATTGGCACGATGATAAAGGAAATTTCCACAAAATCGATGAAAAATCCCAGTACCAGAATGACCAGCATGGCGAGGATGATGAACCCCCATTTTTCGCCCGGCAGTTGCAGCATCCATTCTTCCAGCAGGTAGTCGCCGCCGGTATAGCTGAAGACCATCGAGAAAGCAGTCGCGCCGATCAGGATTGCGAACACCATGGCGGTTACTTTGACCGTATCTTTCGACGCATCCCAAACCATCTGGAATGAGAACTGACGATAGATAATGGCCAGAACGATTGCACCAATGCCACCCAGCGCAGAGGATTCTGTAGGTGTCGCAATGCCGGTGAAAATCGAACCAAGTACAATGACAATCAGCGCCAGCGGTGGAATGATCGCAAATAACGCGTTCACTATTTCCTTTTTGCGGGAAATGCTGGGGTCTTCCGGCATGGCCGGTGCTGTCTCGGGTTTGAAGCGGGTCATGACCAGGATATAGATGATATAGAGCCCGATAAGAACCACTCCGGGCCCTACGGCTGCTTTGAACAGATCGCCTACCGGGAGCCCCAGAACATCACCCAGAATAATCAGGATAATGGATGGTGGAACAATCTGCCCCAGGGTGCCCGCTGCGCAGATAGTGCCTGTTGCCAGACGCTTGTCATACTTGTGAGCGAGCATGACAGGCAGGGAAATCAGGCCCATTGCTACCACGCTTGCACCCACAACACCTGTGGAGGCTGCGAGCAGAGCGCCCACCAGAATGGTGGAAATGGCCAGACCGCCAGGCAGGCCGCCAAACAAGCGCCCCATGGATGTCAGCAACTGCTCGGCCAGACGCGTGCGCTGGAGAATAACCCCCATAAAGATAAACAGGGGAACAGCCATCAGAACGGTATTCTGCATAACGCTCATGATGCGGTAAGGCATAAAGGCAAACAGATCCATGCCTTCGGCAAAAACGCCAAAAAACAAGGCTACGCCGCCAAATGTGAAAGCAACAGGGAAGCCCAGCATCAGCATGAAGAGGGCAACCAGGAACATAATCATGCCGATCATGCGAGTCCCCCCCCGCTATGCTCACCTTCGTACTGTTTTT is part of the Marinobacter sp. ANT_B65 genome and encodes:
- a CDS encoding LysE family transporter — encoded protein: MNSYWPEFLTVALIHWLAVASPGPDFAVMIRQALFQSRKNALFTSAGIAAGILVHVSYSLLGIGLIIQQSILLFTILKIAGALYLTWIAIHCLKSQAGGIHVAAEAAAPQSGVAALRLGFLTNALNPKATLFFVSLFSVVISPGTPVAIQAGYGIYMALATGVWFTLVAVFFTLPAVRKGFNRFGHWLDRLMGGILLLLAGQLLLSTVSGAELPSGPSTDTDR
- a CDS encoding dihydrolipoyl dehydrogenase encodes the protein MEKREVDVAIIGAGTAGMVAYQRVRKVTDKVVLIESGEYGTTCARVGCMPSKLLIAAADSAYGMSRGKLFGISAGDITVDGKRVMERVRSERDRFVDSVVRSVEKFPEEHRIKGNARFAGPNRLIVGNETEIHAQRIIIATGSRPNIPGFLKEAKDRLVLNDDIFEWQDLPESVVVFGPGVIGLELGQALSRLGVRVRMFGVGGAVGPIRDESIRKYALECFNEEFPLDPDSDVKRVERVDGGVAVTFLDGVDSEKTETFEYLLAATGRRPNVDSLDIQNADIELDEKGLPVFDPHTLRCGQSHIFICGDANNALPLLHEAADEGRIAGNNAASYPDVRAGLRRTPLAVVFTDPQIASVGLTIDEVDRRCAGRFAVGEVSFEDQGRSRVIGKNRGLLRVYGEHGSGMFMGAEMFGPAAEHIAHLLAWSAQRRLTVSEMLEMPFYHPVIEEGLRTALKHLNRNLDIGPVPEEGCSDCGPGV
- a CDS encoding Dps family protein, whose protein sequence is MGKNFIGLDTEKTVKLADSLNDLLSNYQIFYMNVRGYHWNIKGDNFFELHLKFEELYNDLLLKVDEVAERVLTLGHRPAHSYSTYIERSEVSEQRDVCDGKQAMENILDSFATLIGKQRELLSLAGDAEDEGTAALMSDYISQQEKTVWMYRSYLGH
- a CDS encoding TRAP transporter large permease, with the protein product MIGMIMFLVALFMLMLGFPVAFTFGGVALFFGVFAEGMDLFAFMPYRIMSVMQNTVLMAVPLFIFMGVILQRTRLAEQLLTSMGRLFGGLPGGLAISTILVGALLAASTGVVGASVVAMGLISLPVMLAHKYDKRLATGTICAAGTLGQIVPPSIILIILGDVLGLPVGDLFKAAVGPGVVLIGLYIIYILVMTRFKPETAPAMPEDPSISRKKEIVNALFAIIPPLALIVIVLGSIFTGIATPTESSALGGIGAIVLAIIYRQFSFQMVWDASKDTVKVTAMVFAILIGATAFSMVFSYTGGDYLLEEWMLQLPGEKWGFIILAMLVILVLGFFIDFVEISFIIVPILAPVAEALGINMLWFAILIAMNLQTSFLTPPFGFSLFYLKGVAPPQVRTIDIYKGVLPFILLQMLVLALIVIFPEWFGMSSSY